In a genomic window of Aggregatimonas sangjinii:
- the glmM gene encoding phosphoglucosamine mutase, translating to MTLIKSISGIRGTIGGKPGDNLTPIDAVKFAAAYGIWLKDYAGKSDLKVVIGRDARLSGEMIQNLVVSTLMGLGIDVVDLDLSTTPTVEIAVPLENADGGIILTASHNPKQWNALKLLNEKGEFLDAAQGAKILEIAEKEDFDFCEVDDLGEITRNEAYIDIHIDEVLALDLIDADTIRKEKFKVVVDGVNSTGGIAIPRLLDALGVDVVELYCEPTGQFPHNPEPLREHLADICALVVKEKADFGIVVDPDVDRLAFISNDGEMFGEEYTLVACADYVLGKTKGNTVSNLSSSRALRDITQKHGGTYEAAAVGEVNVVSKMKATNAVIGGEGNGGIIYPASHYGRDSLVGTALFLMLMAEKGGTVAELRASYPSYFMSKKKIQLTPGLDVDGILKTMATSYKNEDLSTIDGVKIDFAENWVHLRKSNTEPIIRIYTEAKSQSEADKLADRIISEIKEVAGI from the coding sequence ATGACACTGATCAAATCGATATCCGGAATACGAGGCACCATAGGAGGGAAGCCAGGCGACAATTTAACTCCCATAGATGCGGTAAAGTTCGCAGCGGCTTACGGTATTTGGCTGAAGGATTACGCCGGCAAATCGGATTTAAAGGTGGTCATTGGGAGAGATGCCCGTTTGTCCGGGGAAATGATTCAGAACCTTGTGGTCTCAACGCTAATGGGATTGGGCATCGATGTGGTCGATTTAGATCTTTCGACAACGCCGACCGTAGAGATTGCCGTACCCTTGGAAAATGCTGACGGGGGCATCATACTAACGGCTAGTCATAATCCCAAACAATGGAACGCCCTGAAATTACTGAACGAGAAAGGTGAATTCTTAGATGCTGCCCAAGGAGCAAAGATTTTGGAAATCGCTGAAAAGGAGGATTTTGATTTTTGTGAGGTGGATGATTTGGGAGAAATTACTCGTAATGAGGCTTATATCGATATACACATTGATGAAGTCTTGGCTTTGGATTTGATTGATGCGGATACCATTCGCAAAGAAAAGTTCAAGGTAGTGGTCGACGGGGTGAACTCTACAGGAGGTATTGCCATTCCCCGACTGTTGGATGCGCTTGGTGTTGATGTGGTCGAATTGTATTGTGAGCCAACGGGTCAATTTCCGCACAATCCGGAACCTTTAAGAGAGCATTTGGCGGATATCTGCGCGCTGGTAGTCAAAGAGAAGGCCGATTTCGGAATCGTTGTCGATCCGGATGTAGATCGATTGGCTTTTATCAGCAACGACGGGGAAATGTTCGGGGAAGAGTATACCTTAGTGGCCTGTGCAGACTATGTACTCGGAAAGACGAAAGGAAATACGGTTTCCAATTTATCTTCTTCGCGGGCCTTACGCGATATTACCCAAAAACATGGTGGTACGTATGAAGCGGCAGCAGTAGGCGAAGTAAACGTTGTTTCCAAAATGAAAGCGACCAATGCCGTAATCGGAGGAGAAGGCAATGGGGGTATTATCTATCCAGCGAGTCACTATGGTCGCGACTCTTTGGTAGGTACTGCTTTATTCTTGATGTTAATGGCCGAAAAAGGGGGTACGGTGGCCGAATTACGGGCAAGCTATCCTTCCTACTTTATGAGCAAGAAAAAAATTCAATTGACACCCGGTCTGGACGTTGACGGCATTCTAAAAACTATGGCCACCAGCTACAAAAACGAAGATTTATCGACTATCGATGGCGTTAAGATTGATTTTGCCGAGAACTGGGTACACCTTCGAAAATCGAATACAGAACCGATAATCAGAATTTATACGGAAGCCAAAAGCCAATCGGAAGCGGATAAACTTGCGGATCGGATTATCAGTGAGATCAAGGAAGTTGCCGGGATTTAA
- a CDS encoding ACP phosphodiesterase, producing MNFLAHIYLSFGDTEITIGNFIADSIRGNKYQHLPKRVQQGIVLHREIDTFTDSHPIPRKSSKRLHKNYSHYSRVIVDIFYDHFLAKNWSRYSEVPLTLFVEEFYDLLENNYEILPEGIKRMMPYMISDNWIFNYSKIEGIGKVLNGMNRRTQNKSKMNFAILDLEEHYSEFESEFTNFFDELITFSKQKYSSLK from the coding sequence ATGAATTTTTTAGCACATATTTATCTGTCTTTCGGCGATACCGAAATCACCATTGGGAATTTTATAGCAGATAGTATTCGGGGCAACAAATACCAGCATTTGCCCAAACGTGTGCAACAGGGCATAGTACTGCATCGGGAAATCGATACGTTTACCGATAGCCATCCTATCCCTAGAAAAAGTAGCAAGCGACTGCACAAGAATTACAGTCATTACAGCAGGGTCATCGTCGATATTTTCTATGACCATTTTTTAGCCAAGAACTGGTCCCGTTATTCCGAGGTACCGTTGACCCTATTCGTAGAGGAGTTCTATGATCTTTTGGAAAACAACTACGAAATCCTGCCCGAAGGCATTAAACGAATGATGCCCTATATGATCAGTGATAATTGGATTTTCAATTATTCCAAAATCGAAGGAATCGGCAAGGTACTCAACGGAATGAACCGCAGAACCCAGAATAAATCGAAAATGAACTTCGCCATTCTCGACCTAGAAGAGCATTACTCCGAATTCGAAAGCGAGTTCACCAACTTTTTCGATGAATTGATCACCTTCTCGAAACAGAAATATAGTTCCCTAAAATAA
- the ggt gene encoding gamma-glutamyltransferase, whose amino-acid sequence MNSIKTYLLTFLLITLFVNCKRQPAVPTGLVTEKAMVVSAREEASKIGVEILKKGGNAFDAMVATEMALVVAYPFAGNLGGGGFMVYRMADGDVGALDYREKAPLSAHKDMYLDSLGNVIPDMSTKGATAVGVPGTVAGIMEVHEKFGSLPLEEIFEPVIALAEKGIVVTENQAARFENYKDLILQVNDSVTTFPIGCKAGDIVKYPALARTMRLIAKNGRDGFYKGETAKTLSAFIQEKGGYITEEDLEKYEAKWRQPIIFNYKDLRIVSMSPPSSGGVTINQIFKMIEPYELAKFGHNSEKAIQLFTEASRRAYADRNYYLGDPDFTSIPLDVLLSKSYLEGRMENFTFETATKSSEVAHGSVEIVESMETTHYSIVDEQGNAVSVTTTLNGAYGSKLYCDELGFFLNNEMDDFSAKAGVANMFGLIGAEANSIAPEKRMLSSMTPTIVEKEGQLYMVVGTPGGSTIITAVAQTILNAYEFNLSMQEAVNAPRFHHQWLPDVVVFEPQGFSADLKENLKAKGYFINEERTPIIGKVDAIRVLEDGTLEGGADKRGDDTAIGY is encoded by the coding sequence ATGAATTCAATTAAAACGTATCTCCTCACCTTTTTATTGATTACCCTTTTTGTAAACTGCAAAAGACAACCCGCCGTCCCAACAGGTCTGGTTACCGAGAAGGCAATGGTTGTCTCTGCTCGTGAAGAGGCGTCTAAAATCGGCGTAGAAATCCTAAAAAAAGGTGGGAATGCCTTTGATGCCATGGTAGCGACCGAAATGGCACTTGTCGTTGCCTATCCTTTTGCCGGTAATCTCGGTGGTGGCGGATTTATGGTCTATAGAATGGCCGATGGCGATGTGGGCGCCTTGGATTATCGCGAAAAAGCACCTTTGTCCGCCCATAAAGATATGTATCTCGATTCTCTTGGGAATGTAATTCCGGATATGAGTACCAAAGGTGCAACCGCTGTGGGCGTTCCGGGAACAGTAGCGGGAATAATGGAGGTGCACGAAAAATTCGGGTCTTTACCGCTGGAAGAGATTTTCGAACCTGTCATTGCCTTGGCAGAAAAGGGAATCGTGGTCACCGAAAATCAAGCCGCTCGTTTTGAGAATTACAAAGACCTCATTCTGCAAGTAAACGATAGTGTCACGACTTTCCCCATAGGCTGTAAGGCTGGCGACATCGTAAAATATCCCGCATTGGCCCGAACCATGCGTCTGATCGCCAAAAACGGTCGAGATGGATTTTACAAAGGGGAAACGGCAAAGACCTTGTCGGCATTCATTCAAGAAAAGGGAGGTTATATCACCGAAGAGGACTTGGAGAAGTACGAGGCCAAGTGGCGCCAGCCGATTATTTTCAACTACAAAGATCTTAGAATCGTCTCTATGAGTCCACCCAGTAGTGGGGGTGTGACCATTAACCAAATTTTTAAAATGATAGAACCTTACGAGCTTGCGAAATTCGGTCATAATTCCGAAAAGGCCATTCAATTGTTTACCGAGGCCTCAAGAAGGGCATATGCGGACCGTAACTACTATTTGGGTGATCCTGATTTTACATCAATTCCTTTGGACGTGCTATTAAGCAAAAGCTATCTGGAGGGACGGATGGAAAATTTCACTTTTGAAACTGCGACAAAATCTTCCGAGGTCGCCCATGGTTCCGTCGAAATCGTAGAAAGTATGGAAACGACCCACTACTCTATCGTAGATGAACAGGGCAATGCCGTATCGGTCACCACGACCTTGAACGGAGCGTATGGCTCTAAATTGTATTGTGATGAACTCGGATTCTTTTTGAATAATGAAATGGATGATTTTAGTGCCAAGGCCGGGGTAGCGAATATGTTCGGGCTTATCGGCGCCGAAGCGAACAGTATAGCACCCGAGAAACGCATGTTGAGCAGTATGACGCCCACGATTGTCGAGAAAGAGGGTCAATTGTATATGGTGGTAGGCACACCAGGTGGGTCTACGATAATTACCGCTGTAGCACAGACCATTTTAAACGCCTATGAATTCAATTTAAGCATGCAGGAGGCCGTAAATGCCCCACGTTTTCACCATCAATGGTTGCCCGATGTCGTGGTTTTTGAACCTCAAGGTTTTTCTGCAGATCTCAAAGAGAACCTAAAAGCCAAAGGATACTTTATAAACGAAGAACGGACCCCCATAATTGGGAAAGTTGATGCGATTCGCGTGCTTGAAGATGGCACGTTAGAGGGTGGAGCCGATAAACGGGGCGATGATACCGCTATTGGTTATTAA
- a CDS encoding transporter substrate-binding domain-containing protein — translation MTRLFLLWILTISCLPIKAQEIPNDTLIVGYTTAPPFIIQKNNRLEGINMWLWRRVAKDLDLKYKLMPMNFSDMLDSLSNGSIDVSINPLTITGERSKRMEFTHSFYASNATIAIAEQSSFEEIVQFVKGFFNTNVLKGFLLLLGIILLFGLLGWYFEKRENPEHFRGGAKGIWDGLWWSAVTLTTVGYGDKAPKTGFGKLAALVLMFTGLLFISGLTAGIASSLTIDQLNNNAEGFSEFKERAVGSVKNTGTEQFLRTQFFKNIKAYPNVSAGLTDLRDKKIEAFAYDEPILKYRIQQDSSLKDLAILPIKFDIQFYAFGITKAKPELEQTISQRILEIMETEGWQIVLSEYGLKEF, via the coding sequence ATGACCAGACTTTTTTTACTATGGATTTTGACAATAAGCTGTCTACCCATAAAAGCCCAAGAAATTCCCAACGATACACTTATCGTCGGTTATACCACGGCACCTCCATTTATTATCCAAAAAAACAATCGCTTAGAGGGGATCAATATGTGGCTTTGGCGTCGGGTAGCCAAAGACTTGGACCTCAAGTACAAATTGATGCCAATGAATTTTTCGGATATGCTTGACTCCTTATCCAATGGTTCGATCGATGTAAGCATCAACCCACTGACCATTACCGGAGAACGCAGTAAGCGCATGGAGTTCACCCATTCTTTTTACGCCTCGAACGCCACCATTGCTATTGCGGAACAATCCTCCTTCGAAGAAATCGTTCAATTCGTAAAAGGTTTTTTCAACACCAATGTTTTGAAAGGTTTTCTACTCCTCTTGGGCATCATCCTTTTGTTTGGGCTGTTGGGATGGTATTTTGAAAAACGCGAAAACCCCGAGCACTTTCGCGGGGGTGCCAAGGGTATTTGGGATGGTCTATGGTGGTCGGCCGTTACCCTGACCACTGTCGGTTATGGTGATAAAGCGCCCAAAACGGGTTTTGGCAAGTTGGCCGCTCTTGTTTTAATGTTTACCGGCTTATTGTTTATCTCTGGGTTAACGGCAGGTATTGCATCTAGTCTTACGATCGACCAGTTAAATAACAATGCCGAAGGTTTTAGCGAATTTAAAGAACGTGCGGTGGGCTCGGTCAAGAATACGGGTACGGAACAGTTTCTGCGGACCCAGTTCTTCAAAAATATCAAGGCGTATCCGAATGTTTCCGCCGGCCTCACCGATTTGAGGGATAAAAAGATAGAAGCTTTTGCCTACGATGAACCCATCCTCAAATATCGCATTCAACAAGATTCCTCGCTGAAAGATTTAGCTATTCTTCCTATTAAGTTCGATATTCAATTTTATGCTTTCGGTATCACCAAGGCAAAGCCCGAGTTAGAACAAACTATTTCTCAGCGTATTTTGGAGATTATGGAAACCGAGGGCTGGCAAATCGTGTTGAGCGAATATGGCCTTAAAGAATTTTAG
- a CDS encoding GNAT family N-acetyltransferase, with amino-acid sequence MEIELLQSTKLTLSIQDQVSKIYEQLNPNIVQRPLVQILQNENKVIVAVCREQEAVIGIALLATYTVISGHRGMVEDVVVDEAHRGKGIGRKLMQKLLEEAKYRNLDEVLLFTGHHRSAAINLYKSLGFTLRESGLYNLKL; translated from the coding sequence ATGGAAATAGAACTGCTGCAATCCACGAAGCTAACCTTAAGCATACAAGATCAGGTTTCAAAAATTTATGAACAGTTGAACCCCAATATCGTACAGCGCCCGTTGGTACAGATACTTCAAAATGAAAACAAGGTTATTGTAGCGGTATGCCGTGAACAAGAAGCTGTTATCGGGATAGCGCTTTTAGCCACCTATACCGTCATTTCCGGTCATCGCGGCATGGTAGAAGATGTTGTCGTTGATGAAGCACACCGAGGAAAAGGCATCGGTAGAAAACTAATGCAAAAGCTATTGGAAGAGGCTAAATATCGAAATTTGGACGAAGTATTACTATTTACCGGACATCACCGTTCTGCGGCCATCAATTTATACAAAAGTCTAGGCTTTACATTGCGGGAGAGTGGACTTTATAATTTAAAGCTGTAA
- a CDS encoding XRE family transcriptional regulator: protein MENELTLKRFIDIRRDLGYTQAEFAKLLGISSTTADIERGRTKLSGKVVAELLKQFKINPLWLFGESEEKLLQPSNVSVIPKVVTVDSENRDNMVLVNARAAAGYPQNIADTSWYEQLPAFDLPIPEFRNATYRGFQVEGDSMVPNLKPGDWVLARACEHIDNVSANKMYVVVLEDAVLVKKIERKPNSNNVTLVSLNESYPPYEIKPFQIQEMWEVNSKITFGLDATSETGLLRQLQESMDELKSQFKHVKKV from the coding sequence ATGGAAAACGAACTCACTTTAAAACGCTTTATCGACATTAGACGAGATTTAGGTTATACCCAGGCGGAATTTGCAAAGTTATTGGGTATTTCCAGTACTACCGCCGATATTGAGCGGGGCCGGACAAAACTTTCGGGTAAGGTGGTCGCTGAATTGTTGAAGCAGTTCAAAATCAATCCGCTTTGGTTGTTTGGGGAAAGTGAGGAGAAATTGTTACAGCCCTCAAATGTCAGTGTTATTCCCAAAGTCGTGACCGTTGATTCCGAGAACCGGGACAATATGGTGTTGGTCAACGCGAGAGCGGCAGCGGGATACCCACAGAACATTGCCGATACGAGCTGGTACGAGCAATTACCAGCTTTTGATTTGCCTATTCCTGAATTTCGGAATGCCACATATCGCGGTTTTCAGGTAGAGGGTGATAGTATGGTGCCTAATTTAAAACCCGGAGATTGGGTGTTGGCCCGTGCTTGCGAACATATTGATAATGTAAGTGCGAATAAAATGTATGTTGTGGTGCTGGAGGATGCCGTTTTGGTCAAGAAAATCGAACGAAAGCCCAATTCGAACAATGTTACTTTGGTGTCATTGAACGAAAGTTATCCGCCTTATGAAATCAAGCCTTTCCAGATTCAGGAGATGTGGGAGGTGAACAGTAAAATTACCTTTGGTCTCGATGCTACTTCCGAAACCGGTCTCCTGAGACAATTACAGGAATCGATGGACGAGCTAAAAAGCCAGTTTAAGCATGTTAAAAAGGTGTAG
- a CDS encoding putative DNA modification/repair radical SAM protein: MSFERVREKLNILADAAKYDVSCSSSGSIRTNKNKGLGNSSGMGICHSYTEDGRCVSLLKILLTNYCIFDCAYCVTRKSNDIKRAAFKIQEVVDLTINFYRRNYIEGLFLSSGIFKNPDFTMERLVAVAKKLRLEENFNGYIHLKSIPGASDELMFEAGLYADRLSVNIEIPTISGLKLLAPDKKHEDFTKPMLKVKNEIVRYKSERKIIKNTPKYAPAGQSTQMIIGATGESDKDIMYSATHYYKNYNMKRVYYSGYVPVAEDSRLPSIGSQVPMLRENRLYQTDWLLRFYGFDIREILNNSTPNLDIDIDPKLGWALRNLNHFPVDINTADKRMLARIPGVGMQSVNRILKARKFRRLDREHLKRMGVALNRAKYFMVCGAKNWETKDLQPETIKGLILQSSQGKFRNKYSSQLSLFN; this comes from the coding sequence ATGTCTTTTGAAAGAGTCCGTGAAAAGTTAAACATACTGGCCGATGCCGCTAAATATGACGTGTCCTGTTCAAGTAGCGGGAGTATACGCACGAACAAGAACAAAGGGTTGGGAAATAGCAGTGGCATGGGTATCTGCCATAGCTACACCGAGGACGGTAGGTGCGTATCCTTATTGAAGATATTGTTGACGAACTATTGCATCTTTGATTGTGCTTATTGCGTAACGCGCAAGAGTAATGATATTAAAAGGGCTGCTTTTAAGATTCAAGAAGTGGTCGATTTGACGATTAATTTTTACCGCCGTAATTATATTGAAGGCCTTTTCTTAAGTTCGGGAATCTTCAAGAATCCAGATTTTACCATGGAACGGCTTGTCGCGGTCGCGAAGAAATTGAGGTTGGAGGAAAATTTTAACGGATACATTCATTTGAAATCCATACCCGGAGCAAGCGATGAATTAATGTTTGAAGCTGGATTGTACGCCGATAGATTATCCGTAAATATTGAAATACCTACTATTTCAGGTCTTAAACTGTTGGCACCCGACAAAAAGCACGAAGATTTTACCAAGCCCATGCTCAAGGTGAAAAATGAAATCGTGCGCTACAAATCGGAACGAAAAATCATTAAAAATACCCCGAAATACGCTCCTGCCGGCCAAAGCACACAAATGATTATCGGGGCCACGGGCGAGTCCGACAAGGATATCATGTATTCAGCCACGCATTATTACAAGAACTATAACATGAAACGGGTGTATTATTCGGGGTATGTGCCAGTGGCAGAGGACAGTCGTTTACCGTCCATCGGCTCTCAGGTACCTATGTTGCGAGAGAACAGGCTCTATCAAACGGATTGGTTATTGCGCTTTTACGGATTCGATATTAGGGAGATTTTAAATAATTCCACTCCTAATCTGGATATCGATATCGACCCCAAGTTAGGTTGGGCCTTACGCAATCTGAATCATTTTCCGGTAGATATCAATACCGCCGATAAGCGGATGCTGGCGCGCATACCGGGTGTGGGTATGCAGTCTGTAAATAGAATTTTAAAAGCGAGAAAATTTCGAAGATTGGATCGGGAGCACCTCAAGCGAATGGGGGTTGCCTTGAACAGGGCCAAGTATTTCATGGTTTGCGGTGCCAAGAATTGGGAAACGAAAGACTTACAACCCGAAACCATCAAAGGTCTCATTTTGCAAAGCTCTCAGGGGAAGTTCAGAAATAAATACAGCAGTCAACTAAGTTTGTTTAACTAA
- a CDS encoding TIGR03915 family putative DNA repair protein — METARILIYDGSFNGFLTSVFKAFDEKIVVSDIQSNAISQSGLFSETETVFTQMDLAKRVWNGIQRKSNLAIKNIYFAFLSGQKGIELQLYRYILKLFAKKQSIATDYADEIVMKISQLAKSVGREKHRMEAFVRFQLTQDGIYFANIEPDFDVLPLISKHFRSRYADQQWIIYDVKRKYGLFYNMESVEIVTLDLEEVYTNSIQKNKAFTNEEYDYQDLWNDYFKSTNIKSRINKKLHTQHVPKRYWKYLSEKKEAV, encoded by the coding sequence ATGGAAACAGCTAGAATTTTGATTTATGATGGAAGTTTCAACGGATTTTTAACTTCGGTATTCAAGGCATTTGATGAGAAAATCGTGGTATCCGATATTCAATCCAATGCGATTTCTCAAAGTGGACTATTTTCCGAGACTGAAACCGTTTTTACACAAATGGATCTGGCGAAGCGGGTCTGGAACGGTATTCAACGAAAAAGTAATTTGGCCATAAAGAACATCTATTTCGCTTTTTTAAGCGGCCAGAAAGGGATTGAGCTTCAGTTGTATCGATACATTCTTAAACTATTTGCCAAAAAACAATCCATCGCTACCGACTATGCCGATGAAATTGTGATGAAAATAAGTCAATTGGCAAAAAGTGTCGGCAGGGAGAAGCATCGTATGGAGGCATTTGTGCGGTTTCAGTTGACCCAGGATGGTATTTATTTCGCCAACATAGAGCCTGACTTTGATGTTTTGCCTTTGATCTCGAAGCATTTTCGCTCGCGCTATGCCGACCAACAATGGATTATCTATGATGTAAAGCGCAAATACGGACTCTTTTATAATATGGAGTCCGTTGAAATCGTGACGTTGGATTTAGAAGAAGTGTATACGAACAGTATTCAGAAAAACAAGGCATTTACAAATGAGGAGTACGATTATCAAGATTTGTGGAACGATTATTTTAAAAGCACCAATATCAAATCACGGATTAATAAAAAATTGCATACCCAACATGTGCCCAAACGGTATTGGAAGTATTTGAGCGAGAAGAAAGAGGCCGTTTGA
- the tcmP gene encoding three-Cys-motif partner protein TcmP, which produces MNFFGGNWTEAKIEILVEYAFAYLTIMNKYAPKFGWKLLYFDGFAGSGFITKGSEENRKIIIGAAQRILDLEEPRSFDQYYFVEKDSDNAQQLRSLTSGYDKNTYVVNEDCNNKIQSLAKFLNSSDGKNHRVLAYIDPCRMQVKWDSLASLKESNVDVWILVPTGMGVNRLLKNDGKISEAWIKRLEKFLGLTKEDILNHFYKSTQVQTLFGEDEIVMTKEERAIEKSADLYKKRLGELFNYVTRPYILKNSSNSIMFHFFMVSNNKNAVSIADDIIKKYNNQN; this is translated from the coding sequence ATGAATTTCTTCGGAGGAAATTGGACTGAAGCAAAAATTGAAATTCTCGTGGAATATGCTTTTGCATATTTGACAATAATGAATAAATATGCTCCAAAATTCGGTTGGAAGCTTTTGTATTTCGACGGTTTCGCGGGCAGTGGCTTTATAACAAAAGGCTCTGAGGAGAATAGGAAAATAATTATCGGTGCCGCTCAACGAATATTGGATTTGGAAGAACCTCGTTCATTTGACCAATATTATTTTGTTGAAAAGGATTCTGACAATGCGCAACAGCTAAGAAGTTTGACCTCGGGATACGATAAAAACACATACGTGGTTAATGAAGACTGCAATAATAAGATTCAATCTCTGGCAAAGTTTCTTAATTCTTCAGATGGAAAAAACCATAGGGTTTTGGCATATATAGATCCTTGTAGGATGCAAGTAAAATGGGATTCGCTAGCTTCTTTAAAAGAATCAAATGTCGATGTATGGATTTTAGTTCCAACGGGTATGGGAGTGAACAGATTACTTAAAAATGATGGAAAAATATCTGAAGCATGGATTAAACGTCTTGAGAAATTTTTAGGCTTGACCAAAGAAGATATTTTAAATCATTTTTATAAGTCAACACAAGTTCAAACTTTGTTTGGAGAAGATGAAATTGTTATGACCAAAGAAGAAAGAGCAATTGAAAAATCTGCTGATTTATATAAGAAAAGGCTTGGTGAGCTTTTTAATTATGTTACTAGACCATATATTTTAAAAAATAGTTCAAATTCAATTATGTTTCATTTCTTTATGGTGTCGAATAATAAAAATGCTGTTAGTATTGCCGACGATATTATAAAGAAATACAATAATCAAAACTAA
- a CDS encoding DUF5131 family protein, with the protein MAQSSIEWTEMTWNPTTGCSKVSQGCKYCYAEVMSKRLHAMGLDKYKDNFKVRTHESALKTPFTWKKPKIVFVNSMSDLFHPEVPLSFIKKVFEVMNENNQHIFQVLTKRGGRLYELHEELNWTPNIWMGVSVESQDVENRIEFLRKINAKTKFLSLEPLIGPLPNLNLENIDWVIVGGESGRRPRPIKVDWVVDIKNQCKKSKVAFFFKQWGGTNKKKSGRSLNGRTYSEMPKIKGTIAA; encoded by the coding sequence ATGGCACAGTCTAGTATTGAATGGACGGAAATGACATGGAACCCTACAACCGGCTGCTCTAAAGTGAGTCAAGGGTGTAAATACTGTTATGCAGAGGTAATGTCTAAAAGATTGCATGCGATGGGTCTAGATAAATATAAAGACAACTTTAAGGTCCGAACACATGAATCTGCTTTAAAAACACCTTTTACTTGGAAAAAACCTAAAATTGTATTTGTCAACTCCATGAGTGATTTATTTCATCCGGAAGTACCTCTAAGCTTCATAAAAAAAGTTTTTGAAGTAATGAACGAGAACAATCAACACATCTTTCAAGTTCTTACGAAACGAGGGGGTAGATTATACGAATTACATGAAGAGCTCAACTGGACTCCAAATATTTGGATGGGCGTTTCCGTAGAGAGCCAAGATGTAGAAAATCGTATTGAATTTCTGAGAAAAATAAACGCTAAGACTAAATTCCTGTCTCTAGAACCTTTAATCGGTCCTTTGCCAAATTTAAACTTAGAAAATATCGACTGGGTCATCGTCGGCGGTGAAAGTGGAAGAAGGCCAAGACCAATTAAAGTCGATTGGGTTGTTGATATAAAAAATCAATGTAAAAAATCAAAAGTCGCCTTTTTCTTCAAGCAATGGGGTGGTACCAATAAAAAGAAAAGCGGACGTTCTTTGAATGGAAGGACTTATAGTGAAATGCCAAAAATAAAAGGAACGATAGCTGCTTAA